The Bacillus sp. F19 DNA segment TTTAAGTTGCGGCCAATTGCGCAGCATCATCAAAATGGCAGACATTTTCGATAAACACTTGGTGCCAAATCATAAACGTTAAGACGGTCCATATCTTCCTGCTGTGATCTGCCTCTCCCATACAATGCTGATCTAATAATAGTGCGGCATACGATTTATTAATTAGATCTCCCGTCCCGCTCTCCCATATGATCGCTTTTGCCCAGTCATACATCTCATTTTTCAGCCAATTCCGTATCGGAACAGGGAAACCCAGTTTTTTTCGATTTAGAACGTGCGGCGGTACAAGATCCCGGACAGCCTGGCGAAGCAGATATTTCGTTTCGCCGTGTTTGATTTTTAACTCATGCGGAATGGTTGAAGCAATTTTAAAAACTTCTTTATCCAGAAATGGCACCCTTAGTTCCAATGAATGCGCCATCGTCATTTTATCTGCTTTCACAAGAATATCCCCTTTGAGCCAGGTCATCACGTCAATATATTGCATTTTTGAGATGCTGTCTAAATGACTGACATCTTCATAAAGGCTCCCTGTTACATCAGTTGGATCAAAATGAACGTCTGCAGAAAGCAATTCATGTTTTTCGGCAGTTGAAAAGATGTTGGCATTTCCAATATACCGATCTTCTAAAAGGGTTGTCCCCCTCTCAATAAAGCTTTTCCCTTTCATTCCTTCAGGAAAAACAGCAGCCAGCTGTTTTAATCTTTGCTTAAAGCTATGAGGAAGATGACCAAAGACAGATAGATCTTGAGGTTCTTTGTAAATGTTATAGCCTGCAAAAAGCTCATCTGCTCCTTCCCCCGATAAAACGACTTTCACCTGCTGGCTTGCCTCACGTGCAATAAAATAAAGAGGAATAGAAGCAGGATCTGCCACTGGATCATCCATATGCCAAATGATTTTTGGAAGCTCCTTCATAAATTCCTTATGGTCAACGATATAGGAAAAATTCTCAACACCAAGCGCATTCGCTGTTTCTTTTGCTACATCGATTTCGCTGTAGCCTTCTTGCATAAAGCCGACAGAAAAGGTTTTAAGTGAAGGATGAAATTGCTTTGCAATGGATGCAATAATACTAGAATCCACTCCCCCTGACAGAAAAGATCCAACAGGCACATCGCTTCGCATATGGACTTTGACCGAATCAATTAAAGCCTCCTGAATTTTTTCTTTGAGCCTGGTTTCGTCAGCTGGACGCACAGGCGCAAGTTTCGGTTTCCAGTACCTTGTAAGCTGTAATGCCTCTCCTGTTTTTTTTGTAAAGAAATAGCCTGGAGGCACTTTCTTAATATGCTTATGCATCGTGCCCGGATCAGGTACATATTGAAATGAGAGATAGTGCTCAAAGGACTCTTCATTAATAAGGGGGGTTGGAAGATAATCCGTTAAGCTCTTAAGCTCCGAAGCAAAAAGATTCATTTCCCCGTTTTCTATGTAATATAGAGGCTTTATTCCAAAGTGATCTCTCGCACCGAATAAAAAGTGTTCCTGTCTGTCCCAAATCAGAAATGAAAACATTCCTCTTAAAAGTTGAAGCGTATCCTGGCCATAAATGCAAAAAAGCGCAACAATCACTTCTGTATCCGTATCCGTTTTCAACTTATATCCATGGGAAAAAATGATTTCTCTGAGCTCAATATAGTTATAAATTTCACCGTTAAACACAATGTAATAGCGGTCATCAGATCCATAAGCCATAGGCTGGTGTCCGCTTTTAACATCAATAATGCTTAACCGCTGAAAGGCCAGAAGAACCTGCTCATCTTGATAAATTCCGCTGTCATCAGGACCTCTGTGTTCTATTTTTTTGCTGGCCTTCTCAATGAATGTATTGAATAAAAGATTTCCTGCTTGTATACGATAATCAATAATTCCAACAAATCCGCACATCCTATTCGCCTCCAAAATTGTCTTTCCGCTTATAAAACGAAGACTAGGAAGGGATTGTTACATATTTTTACAAAATAAAACAAAAATTTCAATATTTTTGACAAAAAAAAGGATGAGAACTGCATACAGCAGTATTCTCATCCTTTTTCACTTATTATCGGTTTAATGCCTGCTCTTTAAGAGCTTCTGCTTTATCTGTTCTTTCCCATGGAAGGTCAAGATCATTACGGCCGAAGTGTCCGTAAGCAGCTGTTTGTTTGTAAATTGGACGGCGTAGATTCAGCATATTGATGATTCCTGCCGGACGAAGGTCAAAGTTAGCACGAACAACATCAACTAACACATCTTCCTTCACTTTCCCTGTTTCAAATGTATCGATTGCGATTGATACCGGCTGAGCCACACCAATTGCGTATGCAAGCTGAACTTCACATTTATCAGCAAGGCCAGCTGCTACAATGTTCTTAGCTACATAGCGTGCTGCATAAGCTGCAGATCGGTCAACTTTTGTTGGATCTTTACCAGAGAATGCACCGCCTCCGTGACGAGCATATCCTCCGTAAGTATCAACGATGATTTTACGGCCTGTTAAGCCTGCATCGCCCTGCGGTCCGCCGATTACGAAACGGCCAGTCGGGTTGATGAAGTATTTTGTATCTTCATCAATTAATTCTTTCGGTACTACCGGGTTAATAACATGCTCTTTTACGTTGCGCTGAATTTGCTCCAATGAAATTTCAGGGTGATGCTGAGTGGAAATAACAATTGTATCAATGCGAACAGGCTTGTCATTTTCATCATACTCAACTGTTACTTGAGTTTTGCCGTCAGGACGAAGGTACGGAAGAATTTCTTCTTTGCGGACTTCCGTTAAACGGCGTGCAAGTTTGTGGGCAAGTGAGATCGGCAGCGGCATTAATTCTTTCGTTTCGTTATTGGCAAAACCGAACATTAATCCTTGGTCACCTGCACCAATAGCTTCAATCTGCTCATCTGTCATTTTTCCTTCACGTGCTTCAAGCGCCTGATCAACACCCATCGCGATATCTGCTGACTGCTCATCAATTGAAGTAAGTACTGCACATGTTTCTGCATCAAAACCATATTTTGCACGAGTGTAGCCAATTTCTTTAACCGTTTCGCGAACGATTTTTGGAATGTCTACATAAGTAGAAGTTGTAATTTCACCAGCAACCAGAACAAGACCTGTTGTAACAGATGTTTCACAAGCTACACGGGCATTAGCATCTTTTTCTAGGATTGCATCTAAAATCGAGTCAGAAATTTGGTCACAAATTTTATCAGGATGACCTTCAGTTACAGACTCTGAAGTAAACAGACGACGTTGTTTAGTCATTAAAGTTTTCCTCCTCAAAAGGTTAGATGATACGGAACTCATTCCCTTTCATATTTTGACCATTCGGCAAAATATTTCAGTTGGCATGTTTTAGGAGTATCCACGAGTACTTTCAGGCAAAATATATTTGAAATAAAAAATCCTTTCCCGCGAGGAAAGGTTATTTACTAAAATCGTAGCCTTTCGCTCTTATCGATCAAGGGCTTTCGCCTTGCATCAGGTTAGCACCTTTGCTCGCAAAAATTCACGAATGAATTTTCAAGATAAAGCAGGTTGCTGGGTTTCATTGGGCCTGTCCCTCCACCAGCTCGGGATAAGAGAATCCGTTCAAGGACATATAATATCGTATATTTCCTTCAGGTGTCAACAAAAAATGACAAGGTTTTCGCATAAGATTTTTTGGTCCCTTTATATATGTTTCCACAAAATGCCGAAATAAAAACACTTCCTATTATATATGTATCATTTTTATCAAAAACGTTTCTTAAACCGTTCCATTTCATCAATTTGTACGTAGAATAAGTTAAATAGTATAGACTATTTATTTTAATGTGTTATACTAATCGAGAAGAGTCACTTAACATACAGTTAAAATAATAATTGAAATATAGGTAAAGGATGGGTATGAGATGAATTCAATCGAAATTACTAATGAGCTTGATGTTTTACTTAAAGGGGAAAATGCATTTCATAACTTATCAGTTCCCGTTCTTGTAGAGAAAGTATTAGAGCGCAATGAAGGTGCATTAACTTCAACGGGAGCAGTCCGTGCAACAACTGGCACTTACACAGGACGTTCACCTAAAGATAAATTTATTGTAAATGAAAATTCAACAAAAGACAAAATTGAGTGGGGTGCTGTTAATCAGCCTTTCTCTGAAACGGCATTTGAAAAATTGTACTTAAA contains these protein-coding regions:
- the metK gene encoding methionine adenosyltransferase; this encodes MTKQRRLFTSESVTEGHPDKICDQISDSILDAILEKDANARVACETSVTTGLVLVAGEITTSTYVDIPKIVRETVKEIGYTRAKYGFDAETCAVLTSIDEQSADIAMGVDQALEAREGKMTDEQIEAIGAGDQGLMFGFANNETKELMPLPISLAHKLARRLTEVRKEEILPYLRPDGKTQVTVEYDENDKPVRIDTIVISTQHHPEISLEQIQRNVKEHVINPVVPKELIDEDTKYFINPTGRFVIGGPQGDAGLTGRKIIVDTYGGYARHGGGAFSGKDPTKVDRSAAYAARYVAKNIVAAGLADKCEVQLAYAIGVAQPVSIAIDTFETGKVKEDVLVDVVRANFDLRPAGIINMLNLRRPIYKQTAAYGHFGRNDLDLPWERTDKAEALKEQALNR
- the asnB gene encoding asparagine synthase (glutamine-hydrolyzing) translates to MCGFVGIIDYRIQAGNLLFNTFIEKASKKIEHRGPDDSGIYQDEQVLLAFQRLSIIDVKSGHQPMAYGSDDRYYIVFNGEIYNYIELREIIFSHGYKLKTDTDTEVIVALFCIYGQDTLQLLRGMFSFLIWDRQEHFLFGARDHFGIKPLYYIENGEMNLFASELKSLTDYLPTPLINEESFEHYLSFQYVPDPGTMHKHIKKVPPGYFFTKKTGEALQLTRYWKPKLAPVRPADETRLKEKIQEALIDSVKVHMRSDVPVGSFLSGGVDSSIIASIAKQFHPSLKTFSVGFMQEGYSEIDVAKETANALGVENFSYIVDHKEFMKELPKIIWHMDDPVADPASIPLYFIAREASQQVKVVLSGEGADELFAGYNIYKEPQDLSVFGHLPHSFKQRLKQLAAVFPEGMKGKSFIERGTTLLEDRYIGNANIFSTAEKHELLSADVHFDPTDVTGSLYEDVSHLDSISKMQYIDVMTWLKGDILVKADKMTMAHSLELRVPFLDKEVFKIASTIPHELKIKHGETKYLLRQAVRDLVPPHVLNRKKLGFPVPIRNWLKNEMYDWAKAIIWESGTGDLINKSYAALLLDQHCMGEADHSRKIWTVLTFMIWHQVFIENVCHFDDAAQLAAT